A DNA window from Ctenopharyngodon idella isolate HZGC_01 chromosome 8, HZGC01, whole genome shotgun sequence contains the following coding sequences:
- the LOC127517072 gene encoding uncharacterized protein LOC127517072: protein MCVNRGWRTVLFAFLQRTVFLFYLFLCFISDAPVPSITVFRQMQDRERVIVMCSFGRRFIESSFQLSVEGEHNYTLKNPLCYSNEKCVFDVKVSSPVSFTCVHELNAVVNHHSETYTGDHEEVVSLFYICFSSFIAVGLVIMTAAVIVTTIRSKA, encoded by the coding sequence ATGTGTGTGAACCGTGGGTGGAGAACGGTGCTGTTTGCTTTTTTACAGAGAACtgtattccttttttatttgtttctatgttttatttcagaTGCCCCAGTGCCCAGCATCACAGTGTTCAGGCAGATGCAGGACAGAGAGCGTGTGATAGTGATGTGTTCATTTGGCAGGAGGTTCATTGAGAGCTCTTTCCAGCTGTCAGTGGAGGGTGAACACAACTACACACTGAAGAACCCACTGTGTTATTCAAATGaaaagtgtgtgtttgatgtGAAAGTGAGCTCACCTGTTTCCTTCACCTGTGTGCACGAGCTGAACGCTGTGGTGAACCATCACAGTGAGACTTACACAGGTGATCATGAGGAAGTAGTATCTTTATTCTACATCTGCTTTTCCTCCTTCATTGCTGTTGGTCTCGTCATCATGACTGCGGCAGTGATCGTGACCACCATCAGGAGCAAAGCTTAA